From Lolium perenne isolate Kyuss_39 chromosome 5, Kyuss_2.0, whole genome shotgun sequence, a single genomic window includes:
- the LOC127300113 gene encoding LOW QUALITY PROTEIN: protein NUCLEAR FUSION DEFECTIVE 4-like (The sequence of the model RefSeq protein was modified relative to this genomic sequence to represent the inferred CDS: deleted 1 base in 1 codon): protein MDTGSFGGSRRSNNVHGVDGEWRRWAVLVATVWVQALTGTNFDFSAYSSALKASMGVSQQSLNYLATASDLGKAFGWSSGLALMYMPLPAVLLLSAALGLASYALQYCILLPPSSTLAAGIPYPAVFLVCLVAGCSICWFNTVCFVICIRSFSASNRPLALSLSISFNGLSAAFYTLFANTFSPYSPSVYLLLNAILPLVVSIVALPAILLCHPHDRNSVRTTSTHDRRVFLGFYIIAFVTGIYLVIFGSVTTTSSAARVVLMGALALLALPIIMPAASSCSTVATHGPDPALPLSNDDPQKPLLLDIDHQKEIDSSMTQKSVEWQFEGCCCGTILEKGRVLVLGEEHSAKKLIRHVDFWLYYIAYFCGATVGLVYSNNLGQIAQSLNLQPRLTMLLAIYSSCSFFGRLLSALPDFLHGKVSFARTGWLAAALVPMPAAFFLMWKFHDENTLIAGTALIGLSSGFIFAAAVSVTSELFGPKSIGVNHNILITNIPLGSLLYGQIAALVYDANGTSNTVLDNLNGTVDTMIMCMGAKCYSNTFFVWGCITLLGLASSIALFLRTRLAYATADVQSDVSTIAKFRVEKELLDLFLSALKSWLCCTSFGSVLGGLG from the exons ATGGACACAGGCAGCTTCGGCGGCAGTCGTCGTAGCAACAACGTCCATGGCGTGGACGGCGAGTGGCGGCGTTGGGCGGTGCTGGTGGCGACGGTGTGGGTGCAGGCGCTGACGGGGACCAACTTCGACTTCTCGGCCTACTCTTCGGCGCTCAAGGCGTCCATGGGGGTCTCCCAGCAGTCGCTCAACTACCTCGCCACCGCCTCCGACCTGGGCAAGGCCTTCGGCTGGTCGTCCGGGCTGGCCCTCATGTACATGCCCCTCCCGGCCGTGCTCCTCCTCTCCGCCGCGCTCGGCCTCGCCTCCTACGCGCTCCAGTACTGCATCCTCCTGCCCCCTTCCTCCACGCTCGCCGCCGGCATCCCATACCCAGCC GTGTTCTTGGTCTGCCTGGTAGCAGGGTGCAGCATCTGCTGGTTCAACACGGTCTGCTTTGTGATCTGCATACGCAGCTTCTCAGCGAGCAACCGCCCACTGGCGCTCTCACTATCCATAAGCTTCAACGGGCTCAGCGCTGCCTTCTACACCCTCTTCGCCAACACCTTCTCCCCTTACTCCCCGTCTGTCTACCTCCTCCTCAATGCCATCCTTCCCCTAGTCGTCTCCATTGTTGCGCTCCCAGCCATCCTCCTCTGCCACCCGCATGATCGCAACAGCGTCCGCACCACGTCAACGCATGATAGGCGTGTCTTCCTCGGTTTCTACATCATAGCATTCGTCACCGGCATATATTTAGTCATCTTCGGATCTGTCACCACAACCAGTTCCGCTGCACGGGTCGTCCTCATGGGCGCCTTGGCCCTCCTCGCCCTTCCAATCATCATGCCTGCAGCCTCCAGCTGCTCTACTGTGGCCACACATGGTCCTGACCCTGCATTGCCACTCAGCAATGACGACCCGCAAAAGCCACTACTGCTCGACATTGATCACCAGAAGGAGATAGACAGCAGCATGACGCAGAAATCAGTGGAGTGGCAGTTCGAGGGCTGTTGCTGCGGGACGATACTGGAGAAGGGCCGTGTGCTGGTTCTTGGTGAGGAGCATAGTGCAAAGAAGCTCATTCGGCATGTGGATTTCTGGCTCTACTACATAGCCTACTTCTGTGGTGCCACTGTTGGGCTAGTGTACAGCAACAACTTGGGGCAGATTGCACAGTCATTAAACCTACAGCCGCGGCTGACCATGCTTCTTGCCATTTACTCCTCCTGCTCCTTCTTTGGTCGCCTCCTCTCTGCACTCCCCGACTTCCTTCACGG GAAGGTGTCATTTGCTCGGACAGGATGGCTTGCAGCTGCGTTGGTGCCCATGCCAGCGGCTTTTTTCTTAATGTGGAAATTTCACGATGAAAACACTCTGATAGCAGGAACGGCGTTAATTGGCCTGAGCTCGGGCTTCATCTTCGCTGCGGCAGTGTCAGTGACATCCGAACTCTTTGGACCAAAAAGCATTGGCGTGAACCACAACATCCTCATCACCAATATCCCTCTTGGCTCACTCCTCTATGGCCAGATTGCGGCCTTGGTATATGATGCAAATGGCACAAGTAATACAGTACTGGACAACCTCAATGGCACAGTTGACACCATGATAATGTGCATGGGCGCAAAGTGCTACTCGAACACATTCTTTGTGTGGGGTTGCATCACATTACTGGGCTTGGCATCAAGCATAGCCTTATTCTTGAGAACAAGACTTGCTTACGCTACTGCTGATGTTCAGTCT GATGTAAGCACCATAGCCAAGTTTCGAGTTGAAAAGGAACTCCTTGATCTGTTCCTCTCTGCTCTGAAATCATGGCTATGTTGTACAAGTTTTGGTTCAGTTCTAGGTGGACTGGGTTAG